From Etheostoma cragini isolate CJK2018 chromosome 14, CSU_Ecrag_1.0, whole genome shotgun sequence, the proteins below share one genomic window:
- the LOC117956724 gene encoding polypeptide N-acetylgalactosaminyltransferase 15-like, translating into MMRLWGRATAVRRKVLCLWLLLLGFALVTLALSDLLNRDRDRDHSRQKPVPPRRPLPRIPNAPDLEVIVDSRDPALELGVDLAPLKSLQEDQLLFVPSTQDSKNPPQKKGSYKVLLPGANKDTRAPAPPTHGEMGKAVLQQPEGLKRDMEFSAVHKYGFNKMVSESISLHRRLPEARHPECLGGQYSESLPSVSVVICFHDEAWSTLLRTVHSVLDTAPKPHLQEVLLVDDLSQHGHLKSVLGEYVSHLDAVRLIRSTRRLGVGGCRTLGAARAAGEVLVFMDSHCECQKGWLEPLLERVAQDRTRVVSPIIDVIDWQTFQFNATQWPVRGVFDWRLNFYWESNPQLQDKEPDSAVRPVQSPVLGGGVLAIDRHFFQSVGAYDPGMLLWGVEQIELSIRVWSCGGSMEVVPCSRVAHLDHHHLPYRFPDQELLQRNKIRIADTWMDAYRKIFYRRDTLAHFIRQSESPNITERLQLKRSLGCRSFHWYLTTVYPQLYIPQDRPGLSGELYNVGTGSCADYPQGQGLQGGAMNVAPCSGTGNQHCELNSEFEVRWGPMGALCLDAKGVIVVLSPCPTHRPPTTRLQWKFIKLSGQLVHQQSQLCLEVVKEGGLPQPKAAPNQVNTQSRTGGLFLRPCTHHPRQQWHFEQLVAPKGA; encoded by the exons ATGATGAGACTGTGGGGGAGAGCAACAGCTGTCCGGAGGAAGGTGCTCTGCTTGTGGCTGCTGCTCCTTGGCTTCGCCCTGGTTACGCTCGCGCTCTCGGACCTCTTAAACCGAGACCGGGACCGGGATCACAGTCGTCAGAAACCTGTCCCTCCTCGTCGCCCCCTCCCGCGGATTCCCAATGCACCGGACCTGGAGGTCATCGTGGACTCCCGGGACCCTGCATTAGAGCTCGGTGTCGATCTCGCCCCGCTAAAATCTTTGCAAGAGGACCAGCTTTTATTCGTGCCATCGACGCAGGACTCTAAGAACCCGCCGCAGAAGAAGGGGAGTTACAAGGTGCTTCTGCCCGGAGCAAATAAAGATACCCGGGCCCCTGCGCCTCCGACGCACGGTGAAATGGGGAAAGCAGTGCTGCAACAGCCGGAGGGTTTGAAGAGGGATATGGAGTTTTCTGCCGTGCATAAGTACGGTTTCAACAAGATGGTCAGCGAAAGCATTTCACTCCATCGCAGGCTACCCGAGGCGCGCCATCCCGA GTGTTTGGGGGGACAGTACAGCGAGTCCCTGCCGTCTGTCAGTGTTGTTATCTGTTTCCATGACGAGGCTTGGTCAACGCTACTGCGCACTGTGCACAGCGTGCTGGATACTGCACCCAAACCGCATCTGCAGGAGGTTCTGCTGGTGGATGACCTGAGCCAGCACG gTCACCTGAAGAGTGTGCTGGGTGAGTATGTGTCTCATCTGGACGCAGTGCGTTTGATTCGCAGCACCAGGCGCCTGGGCGTTGGAGGATGTCGTACACTGGGCGCTGCCAGAGCTGCGGGGGAGGTGCTGGTGTTTATGGACTCCCACTGCGAATGCCAGAAGGGGTGGCTGGAACCACTGCTGGAGAGAGTGGCCCAGGACAG GACCAGAGTGGTGTCCCCCATCATCGATGTGATAGACTGGCAGACTTTCCAGTTCAATGCCACCCAGTGGCCAGTTAGGGGAGTGTTCGACTGGAGACTGAACTTCTACTGGGAATCTAACCCTCAGCTGCAAGATAAGGAGCCAGACTCAGCTGTTCGACCTGTGCA GAGCCCAGTGTTAGGAGGCGGAGTTTTGGCCATCGACAGACATTTCTTCCAGAGTGTGGGAGCCTATGACCCTGGGATGCTGTTGTGGGGAGTGGAACAAATTGAGCTGTCAATCAGG GTGTGGTCATGTGGGGGTTCCATGGAGGTGGTTCCCTGCTCCCGTGTGGCCCATCTAGACCACCACCACTTGCCTTACCGCTTCCCAGACCAGGAGCTGCTTCAGAGAAACAAGATTCGGATTGCAGACACCTGGATGGACGCATACAGGAAGATCTTCTATAGGAGAGACACACTTGCTCATTTCATCAGGCAG tCTGAGAGCCCTAACATCACAGAGCGTCTGCAGTTAAAGAGAAGTCTGGGCTGTAGGAGCTTCCACTGGTACCTGACTACAGTTTATCCACAGCTTTACATCCCCCAGGACAGACCTGGACTGTCAGGCGAG CTGTACAATGTCGGCACTGGCAGCTGTGCAGACTACCCTCAAGGGCAGGGGCTGCAGGGTGGGGCCATGAATGTAGCACCATGCAGTGGGACGGGCAACCAG CACTGCGAACTAAATTCTGAGTTTGAAGTGCGATGGGGTCCCATGGGGGCTTTGTGTTTGGACGCCAAGGGAGTGATAGTGGTCCTATCTCCGTGCCCCACACACCGACCACCAACCACCAGACTCCAGTGGAAGTTCATAAAA CTGAGTGGTCAACTTGTTCATCAACAGTCCCAGCTATGTCTGGAGGTTGTGAAGGAAGGAGGACTCCCACAGCCCAAAGCAGCCCCAAATCAAGTCAACACCCAGTCCAGGACAGGAGGTCTCTTCCTGCGTCCCTGCACCCATCACCCCCGACAACAGTGGCACTTTGAGCAACTAGTAGCTCCTAAAGGTGCCTAA